The Candida orthopsilosis Co 90-125, chromosome 3 draft sequence sequence TTCACAGGCCAATAATGCCAATCCCTCAAGTTTGACTCCACTTAGTTTCAACCCTGGAAAGAATGCAAACGCTCATTTATTCATgacttcaaattcatcacaACTTGGTGCTTATAATAACAATAGCAATAATAATAACCAGTATTTATTTGCATCACCATCTACTGGCTCATCTAATCAAATTAATGGAAACAGCGATAAAGATCAAGGAATTATGTTGAATAACTTATCAAATTATGATTCGGGATGGTGAGCTTGTGGGGAGTTTCTGGGAGCAATGGCTTTAATTTACTTTCATTTCGTGTGTCtattttttacaatttttaattttactGTGTATTAAGTGTGTTTTCAAATAGTTAAATTGGATAGAGATTTTTAGTGTTTTTGGATATAAAGAGGTGGCAGTATAATAGTACGGCGGGGGGTTGTGGGaggattttgaagaagttttcttttattgGCTGCAAATATCCCGTCACAAAAACCAGAGTCAAGAATAATATTTTCTAGATACGTAGACGATACTGATTTCGTTTAACACAGATGCCTAAAGGTAGTCGGTTATCTCCAAAAATCTCTATATTGGCTGATTCTAGATTAGAAAACGATTATTTCCATTTCTATACATATCCAAATGTAAGGTCCTCCTTCATCCAGATACACCATTCTTTGCCATATCATAAATAGCATaaatattcaacattgaaaCCAAGACCCAAACCACAACAGCACATACTGTAGTCACCCAATTATTCGTCATATACTTGAACCGATCACCATTTTCATCCACATGATCAACTTTTTTGCCATttacttcatcatcttgaCCCAATTTTACCTTCATGAATTTTTTGGAACATGTGAAATAAATTAATGGTGCTGTTAATGGTGGCAACAAGATTGATATTATAACTTGTGAGATGTTTAATGCAATTGCCATCCCGTCTCTTCCTAAACATGCACTCACGATCAAACAGGGTACTATGGATATACTTCGAGTGATTAATCTTCTTAGCCACGGCTTTAAAGTCCAATTAATATGCCCTTCAGAAACAACTTGACCAGCAATTGTACAAACGATACCGGCACTTTGACCACTGAACAATAACGCAATCATAAAGATGGTTCCCATTGCTGGTGCGATGGAACGCGAAAGTAAATCATGAATAGTGTATAAATCCGCATCCATTGCTTCTGGGGTTCCATACATTGTTGCACCAGCAACAATCAAGATTGCCGAGTTGACAAAAAGGGCTAATGTACATAAACTGATTGCGAGTTCAACGATTGAATATTTTAATGAGTAGTTGATTGCTTTGTAGGATGGTTTATATTCATGATAAAAGAAATCAGCTTCTTTTTCATATTGCTTTTGctttaatttcttcttttcttcatccGAGTAAGCATTCGAGCCACTGCCATTGTAACTGTTGtcattgacaattttgttcaaattgacaTATCCATTCTTGACGTCATAATCTCGTAAACGTGGTTGAACTAAACCGGAACCCAAGAACAATGAATGAATCATTACTGTAGCACCAACAATTGACGTGGCAATAGTTAGACCACTGCCATCAAACATTTGTTTACTGGGCACATACCCTCTAAAAATATCTCTAGCATCAGCATGGATCTTGGATAATTGtatacaaaaa is a genomic window containing:
- a CDS encoding Smf12 protein (protein similar to S. cerevisiae Smf1p, a manganese transporter), whose translation is MTKSIDLGDGISIKETTNEEQPQPSEKLNDIEIMQEEEESYSINDGTKIISNAVDTSSVNSGTTTHPQPQAQQPPQQKKITEITSKTKMILRKYASFIGPGLVVSVSFIDPGNYQTCVTGGSSNRFSLLFIVFLSNCIAIFLQSLCIKLGSVTGYDLARCSREFLPKKLNILLWILAEAAIIATDIAEVIGSAIALNILLRIPLPAGVVITIVDVLFVLMAYRADTSSMKFVKIFEYSVGALVGVVVICFCIQLSKIHADARDIFRGYVPSKQMFDGSGLTIATSIVGATVMIHSLFLGSGLVQPRLRDYDVKNGYVNLNKIVNDNSYNGSGSNAYSDEEKKKLKQKQYEKEADFFYHEYKPSYKAINYSLKYSIVELAISLCTLALFVNSAILIVAGATMYGTPEAMDADLYTIHDLLSRSIAPAMGTIFMIALLFSGQSAGIVCTIAGQVVSEGHINWTLKPWLRRLITRSISIVPCLIVSACLGRDGMAIALNISQVIISILLPPLTAPLIYFTCSKKFMKVKLGQDDEVNGKKVDHVDENGDRFKYMTNNWVTTVCAVVVWVLVSMLNIYAIYDMAKNGVSG